One stretch of Armigeres subalbatus isolate Guangzhou_Male chromosome 2, GZ_Asu_2, whole genome shotgun sequence DNA includes these proteins:
- the LOC134212553 gene encoding RB-associated KRAB zinc finger protein-like, whose amino-acid sequence MLNKLNEKSENRSVELTCRLCLTERKHSQPLFVEQLLVEWIRGLTSLKIEHIQNAPASLCLECKTSLESFESFRAMCLSNDNIFHDTYVQTTIQNEMVEILHIEEEPDEASQDHEALNMKIVEVQDEILNNSHDMVVEIEENEAIIDEPDAYEVLYLDTASGSPLRRSHGALEENLSSQAEQKPGETNGKKFCEICNKYVNRLTQHQLIHKEVRPFQCTYCSKGFNQLCNLKKHVRIHTKEKPYLCSECDKGFTNSTELKIHMRIHTQERPFECTECGKSFVTSGHLVRHARSHSGSKPYECNVCKAKFSTSSHLVRHKRIHSMEKRYECVSCAERFMRKENLRAHKCRMVDNKKK is encoded by the exons ATGCTAAATAAGTTAAA tgaaaaatcagaaaacagaTCAGTGGAATTGACTTGCCGATTATGCTTGACAGAGAGGAAACACTCTCAGCCTCTGTTCGTAGAACAACTCCTGGTTGAATGGATTCGTGGCTTAACTTCGCTGAAG ATTGAACACATACAGAATGCACCTGCATCACTGTGCTTGGAATGTAAAACATCTCTTGAAAGTTTTGAGTCTTTCAGAGCAATGTGCTTGTCCAACGACAACATATTTCATGACACGTACGTTCAAACGACTATTCAGAatgaaatggttgaaattttgcatattgAAGAAGAGCCAGATGAAGCATCTCAAGATCATGAAGCCTTGAATATGAAAATTGTCGAGGTCCAAGATGAAATTCTTAACAACTCACATGACATGGTCGTTGAAATAGAGGAAAATGAAGCGATAATTGATGAGCCAGATGCGTATGAAGTATTGTATTTAGATACAGCTAGTGGGTCTCCGCTCCGCCGAAGTCACGGCGCATTAGAAGAAAATTTATCATCTCAAGCAGAACAAAAACCGGGAGAAACAAATGGAAAAAAGTTTTGCGAAATATGCAACAAATACGTGAATAGACTAACCCAGCATCAGCTCATTCACAAGGAGGTCCGCCCGTTCCAGTGCACCTACTGCTCCAAGGGTTTCAATCAGCTGTGCAATCTCAAGAAGCACGTCAGAATCCACACGAAGGAGAAGCCCTATCTCTGCAGTGAGTGCGATAAGGGATTTACAAATTCGACCGAGCTGAAAATTCACATGCGAATCCATACGCAGGAGAGACCATTTGAGTGCACTGAGTGTGGCAAGTCATTCGTCACATCGGGCCACCTGGTGCGGCACGCCCGATCTCACAGCGGGTCGAAACCGTACGAGTGTAATGTTTGTAAGGCGAAATTCTCAACATCGAGCCACTTGGTACGACACAAACGGATTCACTCGATGGAAAAACGCTACGAGTGCGTTTCGTGCGCTGAACGGTTTATGAGAAAGGAAAACTTGAGGGCTCATAAGTGTAGAATGGTAGataataagaaaaaataa